The Echinicola rosea genome has a segment encoding these proteins:
- a CDS encoding VPS10 domain-containing protein, translated as MRILFVVVFFHVTLLQAQVYQDNIHKLKTERVDSGDEITWRQFGPGNAGFANLLRYHPTIPGTVALCPDMWNAYQSENNGKRWYGITDEDGDGTFYHLRDLYYSHSEPKMGLAISSSELWITKDTGRNWEVVKNCPWYKVGQDGEDIDRWKKKVASLAIDPTDSHKWFVGGGTNVRGQEWLSCYKDLKASAPHGIPSDYQGMVWRTTDAGSSWEIVNKGLHPKAQVGRIIVNPLDPQVVFAASNYGLYRSENGGDSWTQIGESQLDNNIIMDMDYYFDQSTGRFVLYVLDQVQYHPSGQSTSCSGGVFYSDDAGDTWEEINGNLGLNINRLSGGVPKNYYQYLSKWFDLPIDEVTKQYPELPKSALQRFNMVSADPSRDGAVYVGFADPQIGNSIMPGRLWATIDFGENWTSTARLYQETWAKDSVYWASREQPISQNMVVGHFSPHMRHGDDYALRSMRALDVGPDGSVMIISDHSTMLSTDHGKSWQQMDETETPKGGLVGHGNSNLPGLTIAQDRRTAVPLFGSGEHRLWIPTGERVDGIMAVKYVPSTQETVSNIVYDPYDPQILYATSNRQAHKECVFRSTDGGDTWENYGIATPATKRWKDDFYTNGLTIDPINNQFMYVGITRIVDREKADQGGFFYSEDFGKTFQQRNNGLPVPARINDIQFDPRDESRKSLFIAAQKNDKAYFLPIAEGGLYHSADRGKNWSEVKLPAEVEGVQFIKFDLTGRMYITTGHHTGGQGLWYSDDYGLTWQQMFPIGGVECIDISPFDPKLLVVSVGYEAKNPGIYISWDRGKSWHKNNRGITAPHRIEDVKFDLTDGTKIWLATLGSGFYEGSINVPNPVQKIKAVPRTITGKVGTDHSVEVEVLEAGWRSKERAFYSENEAIASVGTDGTITLHSRGQTKIWLTAGGLTGATDYVIVTVE; from the coding sequence ATGAGGATTCTATTCGTAGTAGTTTTTTTTCATGTTACCCTGCTTCAGGCTCAGGTCTATCAAGATAATATCCATAAACTGAAAACTGAGCGTGTCGATTCCGGCGATGAAATTACCTGGCGGCAATTTGGGCCCGGGAATGCTGGATTTGCCAACCTGCTCAGGTACCATCCCACTATCCCCGGAACGGTGGCGTTGTGCCCGGATATGTGGAATGCTTACCAGTCTGAAAATAACGGCAAGCGGTGGTATGGAATCACCGATGAAGATGGAGATGGTACCTTTTACCACTTGCGGGATTTGTATTATTCGCATTCAGAACCCAAAATGGGACTGGCGATTTCATCTTCTGAATTATGGATCACCAAGGACACAGGTAGAAATTGGGAAGTAGTGAAAAACTGTCCGTGGTATAAGGTAGGCCAGGATGGGGAAGATATAGACAGGTGGAAGAAGAAAGTGGCTTCTTTGGCCATTGATCCCACCGATAGCCACAAATGGTTTGTAGGGGGAGGGACAAATGTGCGTGGTCAGGAGTGGCTGTCTTGTTATAAAGACCTCAAAGCTTCAGCGCCTCATGGCATTCCTTCTGATTACCAGGGAATGGTTTGGCGGACCACGGATGCGGGAAGTAGCTGGGAAATTGTGAATAAAGGACTCCATCCGAAAGCCCAAGTAGGAAGGATTATTGTCAACCCACTAGATCCGCAAGTGGTTTTTGCGGCTTCCAACTATGGCCTCTATCGCTCTGAAAACGGTGGAGATAGCTGGACCCAAATTGGCGAAAGTCAATTGGACAACAATATCATCATGGACATGGACTATTATTTTGACCAATCTACTGGGCGATTTGTGCTCTATGTCCTAGACCAAGTGCAGTACCATCCATCTGGACAATCCACAAGCTGCTCTGGTGGGGTTTTTTACTCTGATGATGCGGGTGATACTTGGGAAGAAATAAATGGAAATTTAGGCCTGAACATTAACCGACTTTCGGGGGGAGTGCCCAAAAATTATTACCAGTATCTTTCCAAGTGGTTTGATCTTCCTATCGATGAAGTAACCAAGCAATATCCAGAGCTTCCGAAAAGTGCCCTGCAACGATTCAATATGGTCAGTGCGGATCCGAGTCGTGATGGTGCGGTGTATGTAGGTTTTGCAGATCCACAGATAGGAAACTCGATTATGCCAGGTCGCTTGTGGGCCACTATCGATTTTGGGGAAAATTGGACAAGTACAGCGCGACTTTATCAGGAGACCTGGGCCAAGGACAGTGTTTATTGGGCTTCAAGGGAGCAGCCAATCAGTCAAAATATGGTGGTCGGCCATTTTTCACCGCACATGCGGCATGGGGATGATTATGCGTTGAGGTCCATGCGGGCACTGGATGTGGGCCCGGATGGTAGCGTAATGATCATATCCGACCACAGCACCATGCTGAGCACTGACCATGGAAAAAGTTGGCAGCAAATGGACGAAACCGAAACGCCTAAGGGTGGCTTGGTAGGTCATGGCAATTCCAACCTCCCCGGTCTGACGATAGCACAGGATCGTAGGACGGCAGTTCCTTTATTTGGTTCGGGAGAACACCGACTGTGGATACCTACTGGCGAAAGGGTGGATGGGATCATGGCAGTAAAATATGTCCCCAGTACACAAGAAACGGTGAGTAATATAGTTTATGATCCCTATGATCCGCAAATTCTTTATGCTACTTCCAATCGCCAAGCGCATAAAGAGTGTGTTTTTCGCAGTACGGATGGTGGGGATACTTGGGAAAACTACGGTATAGCTACTCCGGCGACCAAACGCTGGAAGGATGATTTTTACACGAATGGCCTTACCATAGATCCTATAAATAACCAGTTTATGTATGTAGGAATCACCCGGATTGTGGATCGGGAAAAAGCTGACCAAGGAGGGTTTTTCTATTCAGAAGATTTTGGCAAAACCTTCCAGCAAAGGAACAATGGATTGCCCGTTCCTGCGCGGATCAACGACATCCAATTTGATCCTAGGGACGAAAGCAGGAAATCACTTTTTATTGCTGCTCAGAAAAATGACAAGGCCTATTTTCTCCCTATTGCTGAAGGAGGACTTTACCATTCGGCTGACCGTGGGAAAAACTGGTCCGAGGTAAAATTGCCTGCTGAAGTGGAAGGGGTGCAGTTTATCAAGTTTGACCTTACGGGTAGAATGTACATTACCACTGGCCACCATACGGGAGGGCAGGGGTTATGGTATTCAGATGACTATGGACTTACTTGGCAACAAATGTTTCCGATCGGAGGAGTGGAATGTATCGATATATCGCCATTCGACCCTAAATTACTGGTGGTTTCGGTGGGGTATGAGGCCAAAAACCCCGGGATATATATTAGCTGGGACAGGGGAAAGTCATGGCACAAGAACAATAGGGGAATTACTGCTCCCCATCGGATAGAAGATGTGAAGTTTGACCTTACTGATGGTACCAAAATCTGGCTGGCGACTTTAGGCAGTGGTTTTTATGAAGGAAGTATCAACGTCCCAAATCCGGTTCAAAAAATAAAAGCTGTCCCAAGGACGATTACTGGAAAGGTGGGGACCGACCACTCCGTGGAAGTAGAAGTATTAGAGGCCGGTTGGAGAAGTAAGGAACGTGCCTTTTATTCCGAAAATGAAGCCATAGCCTCTGTGGGTACTGACGGAACAATTACCCTTCACAGCAGAGGCCAGACAAAAATCTGGCTTACTGCCGGAGGCCTGACCGGCGCTACGGATTATGTGATAGTTACGGTGGAGTGA
- a CDS encoding AraC family transcriptional regulator has protein sequence MKPHLKQVTTSSECSFKVKVFEEPQFKAEWHFHPQYELTYMVQSTGIRYVGDSMAPFYRGDLVLVGKNVPHSWKTVGGNGKCVKCIIIQWDESLLKYWLDLPEFSNIRKLLMNSSYGIAFDHQTSIAMEAEFIDLVNKRPFDRLLSFLRILNTLANDSSTSLLAGPGFGKALSNKESQRVNQINSYIKDNILEEIRLNEIADRLALSKEAFCRFFKKTFDKTFSHYVNEYKITLASQMLIETELSVSEVGYRSGFNNLSFFHRQFNLYKQMSPQNYRKQFRNIPTANEK, from the coding sequence ATGAAACCTCATTTAAAACAAGTGACCACCTCTTCTGAATGCTCATTTAAAGTGAAGGTTTTTGAAGAGCCCCAGTTCAAGGCAGAATGGCATTTTCATCCACAGTATGAACTTACCTATATGGTTCAATCAACTGGGATTAGGTATGTGGGAGATTCTATGGCTCCCTTTTATCGGGGGGACTTAGTGCTTGTCGGAAAGAATGTCCCGCATTCTTGGAAAACTGTAGGAGGTAATGGAAAGTGTGTAAAATGCATTATTATCCAATGGGATGAATCCTTGCTGAAGTATTGGTTGGATTTGCCGGAATTTTCGAATATCCGTAAATTACTGATGAATTCTTCCTATGGAATTGCATTTGATCACCAAACATCAATAGCGATGGAAGCGGAGTTTATTGATCTAGTAAATAAGCGTCCTTTTGACAGATTGCTGTCCTTTCTACGGATTCTAAATACCCTTGCCAATGATTCCAGTACCTCCCTGCTTGCTGGACCGGGTTTTGGTAAGGCGCTCTCCAATAAAGAGAGTCAACGTGTCAATCAGATAAATAGCTATATCAAGGACAATATTTTGGAAGAAATACGCCTTAATGAGATAGCAGATAGACTTGCACTTTCCAAAGAAGCGTTTTGTCGGTTTTTTAAAAAGACTTTTGACAAAACTTTTTCCCATTACGTGAATGAGTACAAGATCACTCTTGCCAGTCAAATGCTTATCGAAACGGAGTTGTCCGTCTCTGAGGTTGGCTATCGATCCGGGTTTAATAATTTGTCATTTTTTCATCGCCAATTTAACTTATATAAGCAAATGTCTCCCCAAAATTACCGTAAGCAGTTCCGAAACATTCCGACAGCTAATGAAAAATAG
- a CDS encoding mandelate racemase/muconate lactonizing enzyme family protein produces the protein MNDLAIREVKFFKASSDLKKPIADATHSLTEISFIVLRIQLENGVIGESYLLSFQYSPNAIIGALKDIVPLIKGFKAYETGMVYQKLENLFEYFGNQGLLRWVQSAINIAMWDAWGKIQGQPIHKLLGVTKKNVNIYGSGGWLSYSIDELIQEVTDYADRGFKAVKIKVGSPKVSTDLNRLREVREAVGDKVDIMMDANQGMDLPSAIKLAQNARDLNIHWFEEPVHHQDFQAYQILKNQTGISLAMGEREFDTLPLRELVTRNALDIWQPDILRIGGVEAWRESAALAHSFHLPVLPHYYKDYDVPLLCTIPNGVGAESFDWVDPLIDNPMVIQDGYAKPHDLPGWGFNFIDDRLTEIK, from the coding sequence ATGAATGACCTAGCCATTAGGGAAGTGAAATTTTTCAAGGCCTCTTCCGACCTCAAAAAGCCTATAGCGGACGCTACGCATTCGCTAACCGAAATCTCCTTTATTGTCTTGAGAATTCAGCTGGAAAATGGAGTTATTGGGGAATCATACCTATTATCCTTCCAGTATTCTCCAAATGCGATTATAGGAGCGCTAAAAGATATAGTTCCCTTGATCAAGGGCTTTAAAGCATATGAAACAGGAATGGTTTACCAGAAGTTGGAAAATCTCTTTGAATATTTTGGCAACCAAGGCCTGCTTCGTTGGGTACAGTCAGCCATCAACATCGCTATGTGGGATGCTTGGGGAAAAATACAAGGTCAACCTATCCACAAGCTATTGGGAGTAACCAAAAAAAATGTAAACATCTATGGCAGTGGAGGTTGGCTCTCCTACAGTATAGATGAACTCATACAAGAAGTAACAGATTATGCTGACAGGGGATTCAAAGCGGTAAAGATAAAAGTCGGTTCCCCAAAGGTTTCCACAGACCTGAATCGCTTGCGAGAAGTACGGGAAGCAGTAGGTGACAAAGTAGACATTATGATGGATGCAAACCAAGGAATGGATTTACCATCTGCTATTAAATTGGCCCAGAATGCTCGTGATCTAAACATCCACTGGTTTGAAGAGCCAGTGCACCACCAAGACTTCCAAGCCTACCAAATACTTAAAAACCAAACGGGCATTTCCCTGGCCATGGGAGAAAGAGAATTTGACACACTCCCATTGAGGGAGTTGGTTACCCGAAATGCGCTGGATATCTGGCAGCCGGACATTCTCAGGATTGGTGGAGTTGAAGCATGGAGGGAGAGTGCCGCGTTAGCCCATAGTTTTCACCTTCCCGTGTTACCACATTACTACAAAGACTATGACGTACCCCTATTATGCACCATCCCCAATGGGGTCGGGGCAGAATCGTTCGACTGGGTTGACCCGTTGATTGACAATCCCATGGTCATTCAGGATGGGTATGCCAAACCGCATGATTTGCCTGGTTGGGGTTTTAATTTTATTGATGACCGGTTAACAGAAATCAAATGA
- a CDS encoding SDR family NAD(P)-dependent oxidoreductase: MSKNVFSLEGKLALVTGGGTGIGFGIAQAFVKAGAQVVITGRREYVLQQAVEQLGNNTVYVVNDITDKEAIPSLVAEIEQNVGAINILVNNAGIHHKAMAQDTSDEDFERVIQTNLLSVFSLTRECAKYMLGRKSGSIIMIGSMAGLFGIDKVVAYGSSKTALTGLVNALVTEYSASNVRVNAIAPGWIESNMFINAINNDPERKAQITNRIAMDHFGQPEDIGHAAVFLSSVAARYITGVVLPVDGGATVNF, translated from the coding sequence ATGAGCAAAAATGTTTTTTCATTAGAAGGGAAATTGGCCCTTGTGACAGGCGGTGGAACAGGAATAGGGTTTGGTATTGCCCAGGCTTTCGTGAAAGCGGGTGCACAAGTGGTGATTACAGGACGTAGAGAGTATGTTTTACAACAGGCCGTAGAACAGCTTGGAAATAACACCGTGTATGTAGTAAATGACATCACCGATAAAGAGGCTATCCCATCTCTAGTAGCAGAAATAGAGCAAAATGTAGGAGCCATTAATATTCTGGTCAACAATGCAGGAATCCACCACAAGGCGATGGCTCAGGATACTTCTGACGAGGATTTTGAGCGAGTCATTCAAACCAACTTGCTGAGCGTCTTCAGTTTGACCCGAGAGTGTGCCAAATACATGCTGGGACGAAAGAGCGGCTCGATCATTATGATTGGTTCAATGGCCGGGCTTTTCGGTATTGACAAAGTAGTGGCTTACGGTTCCTCCAAGACAGCCCTGACAGGTCTTGTCAATGCTTTGGTTACAGAGTACTCGGCCAGTAATGTACGTGTCAATGCAATCGCTCCTGGCTGGATCGAATCCAACATGTTTATAAATGCAATTAACAATGACCCTGAAAGAAAAGCGCAAATCACGAACCGAATAGCCATGGATCACTTCGGGCAACCTGAGGACATAGGCCATGCAGCGGTTTTCTTATCATCTGTGGCAGCAAGGTATATTACCGGTGTAGTACTCCCAGTAGATGGAGGTGCCACAGTAAATTTTTAA
- a CDS encoding aldo/keto reductase: MNSPTYIDDYLTSKAFDGQSRLVYGTSGLGGVWGSVQESESIDAVLYALEHGVSVFDTAPSYGNAQEILGRALAQWNGPRPFVSTKVGRLRGEDAFDFKLDFSSEGMTKSLENSLTALGLDHVDLLFLHEPQLVPLENIDAILDTLKRFKEEGLVKKIGVGGNPTVAFLPYITKDNFDVVSGFLKMDACNLSTFQGDIQLLKKEHIAYYAASALHFGLLGNRYEQCLKDGADGNWIIQADLDNAKAIKKIADEQNMPLSSLAQRYLFSIEEADRVVVGARNLEQITTTIEDWKQGKLPKVVFDQITNTILK, from the coding sequence ATGAACAGCCCCACTTACATTGACGATTATTTGACCAGCAAGGCTTTTGATGGACAGAGCAGACTGGTCTATGGAACATCAGGCCTAGGAGGCGTTTGGGGCTCTGTGCAGGAGTCCGAATCTATTGATGCTGTACTATATGCATTGGAACATGGTGTTTCAGTCTTCGATACAGCCCCGTCTTATGGAAATGCCCAAGAAATCCTTGGTCGGGCACTTGCTCAGTGGAATGGCCCCCGTCCATTCGTAAGCACAAAAGTAGGTCGCTTAAGAGGAGAAGACGCCTTTGATTTCAAGTTGGACTTTTCTAGTGAGGGGATGACCAAAAGTCTGGAAAATAGTTTGACAGCCCTTGGACTGGACCATGTTGACTTATTATTCCTCCACGAACCGCAACTGGTACCCTTAGAAAATATTGACGCTATCCTTGACACACTAAAGCGTTTCAAAGAAGAAGGACTCGTCAAGAAAATTGGTGTGGGAGGAAATCCCACGGTTGCATTTCTGCCTTATATCACCAAAGACAACTTTGATGTGGTCTCGGGTTTTTTGAAAATGGACGCTTGTAACCTGTCCACATTTCAAGGAGATATTCAACTACTTAAAAAAGAACACATTGCCTACTATGCAGCTTCTGCGCTTCATTTTGGTCTATTGGGCAACCGATATGAGCAATGTCTAAAAGATGGTGCAGATGGAAACTGGATCATCCAAGCAGATTTAGACAATGCCAAGGCTATCAAAAAAATCGCTGATGAGCAGAACATGCCCCTGTCCTCTCTAGCACAACGCTATTTATTTTCCATTGAAGAGGCAGACCGTGTAGTGGTAGGAGCCAGAAACCTTGAACAAATAACTACCACCATCGAAGATTGGAAGCAGGGTAAGCTCCCAAAAGTTGTTTTTGACCAAATCACAAATACGATCTTAAAATGA
- a CDS encoding zinc-binding alcohol dehydrogenase family protein: MKTIRLNEPEKWEMLDVPKPAAEQLAPENALLKVKKIGVCGTDLHAFKGTQPFFQYPRILGHELAVEVVAVGEAVDNVKVGDHCSVEPYYNDIIGQAVRRGKTNCGEHLKVLGVHVDGGMCEYFTYPAKFLHTSSKLSEDQLALIEPLAIGCHAVDRARIKEEDIVLVIGAGPIGLGTAQFAQLTGARVLVMDIDQNKLKICKEITGVKETLTADSDIKSKLLEILDGDLPTVILDATGSSQSMMKTFDYVAAGGTIVFIGLFIGDIVFDDPTFHKKEITLMASRAAMSHDFSKIIQLVEEGNIDPSTYITHRLKFDQVPSDFEKLYAHGSDLIKAIIEH; this comes from the coding sequence ATGAAAACCATCAGACTGAACGAACCAGAAAAATGGGAAATGCTTGACGTGCCAAAACCCGCAGCAGAACAGTTGGCTCCTGAAAATGCGTTATTGAAAGTGAAAAAAATTGGAGTCTGCGGTACGGATTTACATGCATTCAAAGGTACCCAACCATTTTTCCAATATCCAAGGATTCTAGGACATGAGCTTGCGGTGGAAGTCGTAGCGGTCGGTGAAGCAGTGGACAATGTCAAGGTCGGCGACCACTGCTCTGTAGAGCCCTACTATAATGACATCATCGGTCAGGCCGTTCGCCGAGGCAAGACCAACTGTGGTGAACACCTTAAAGTATTGGGTGTACACGTGGACGGTGGCATGTGTGAATACTTCACCTATCCAGCTAAATTTTTGCACACTTCATCAAAGCTCTCTGAAGATCAGCTAGCTTTAATAGAACCATTGGCCATAGGTTGCCATGCGGTAGATAGGGCAAGAATTAAAGAAGAAGATATCGTTTTGGTAATTGGTGCGGGACCAATCGGACTTGGCACCGCACAGTTTGCTCAGCTTACGGGCGCCCGCGTCCTGGTGATGGATATTGATCAGAACAAACTTAAAATATGCAAGGAAATTACCGGTGTAAAAGAAACCCTTACAGCTGACAGCGATATAAAATCCAAATTACTGGAAATATTGGATGGTGACTTGCCAACGGTCATTTTGGATGCCACTGGCAGTTCCCAGTCCATGATGAAGACCTTTGATTATGTAGCTGCTGGAGGAACTATCGTCTTCATCGGCCTTTTTATAGGTGATATTGTATTTGACGATCCCACATTCCACAAAAAGGAAATTACTCTCATGGCCAGCCGTGCAGCCATGAGTCATGATTTTTCGAAAATCATCCAGCTGGTAGAAGAAGGTAATATAGATCCATCCACCTATATCACGCACCGGCTCAAGTTTGATCAGGTACCTAGTGATTTTGAAAAACTCTATGCACATGGGTCGGACCTGATAAAGGCCATAATAGAACACTAA
- the fucP gene encoding L-fucose:H+ symporter permease, with protein sequence MSPKKPNNSRFLVPLIIVMALMFFWNLSRNINDVLIPHLKRACQLTDFQSSLVQSAFFGAYFLMALPAGWYIQKKGYRMGIITGLFISALGAFLFFPAAETRIYPLFLLALFVMAAGFAMLEVTASPYITKLGDPEGASSRLSMAAAIGSLGATIAPSLAALLLLHEVDVPQATIEAFTQVELEAFLSSEADLVKPPYLILGGILALTAITVVFIKLPKIKDEQGGDKKPLIDILRFRHTLYGIGAEFFYIGAEIGIVSFIIRYAKWFRIPELTEQKSAQFITAYMALVLIGRLLGVYILKRYKPQHVLAFSSISAFTMVTAAIFTNGYFSLACLSAVGLFTSIIYPIIFSLSMQDLKEYTKTGSSVFLLGIVGGAIVPPVMGYISDTAGIKYAFIVPLICYVYLLFFAMEGYKVKIKEA encoded by the coding sequence ATGTCCCCAAAAAAACCAAACAATAGTCGATTTCTGGTGCCACTTATCATTGTTATGGCCCTGATGTTCTTCTGGAACCTAAGCCGCAACATCAATGATGTATTGATTCCTCACCTTAAACGAGCATGTCAGCTTACTGATTTCCAGTCATCTCTGGTACAATCGGCCTTTTTCGGGGCATACTTCCTCATGGCTTTACCTGCAGGCTGGTACATTCAGAAAAAGGGCTACCGCATGGGCATCATCACAGGACTGTTCATTTCGGCACTTGGTGCTTTTCTATTCTTTCCGGCGGCAGAGACAAGGATCTATCCGCTCTTTCTGCTGGCACTGTTTGTCATGGCGGCTGGTTTTGCCATGTTGGAGGTGACCGCTTCGCCTTATATCACTAAGCTAGGTGATCCAGAAGGGGCTTCAAGTCGATTGAGTATGGCAGCAGCCATTGGCTCGCTTGGGGCCACCATCGCACCTTCACTGGCGGCATTGCTACTCCTGCACGAAGTGGATGTACCACAAGCCACCATCGAGGCTTTTACCCAAGTTGAGCTGGAAGCCTTTTTGTCTTCTGAGGCCGATCTGGTAAAGCCACCATACCTGATCCTTGGAGGCATTTTGGCTTTAACGGCCATCACGGTAGTTTTTATAAAACTGCCAAAAATCAAAGATGAGCAAGGAGGTGACAAAAAACCACTTATAGACATTTTAAGGTTCCGGCATACGCTATACGGCATAGGTGCTGAATTCTTTTATATAGGTGCTGAAATAGGTATCGTGAGCTTCATCATCCGGTACGCCAAGTGGTTTAGGATACCAGAGCTTACAGAGCAAAAATCAGCGCAGTTTATCACTGCATATATGGCCTTGGTGCTTATTGGCAGGCTCCTAGGCGTGTATATTCTTAAACGATACAAACCCCAACATGTGTTGGCATTTTCCTCAATCAGTGCATTTACCATGGTTACTGCCGCCATTTTTACCAATGGCTATTTCTCACTGGCCTGCTTATCCGCTGTTGGCTTGTTTACCTCCATTATTTACCCAATCATCTTCAGTCTAAGTATGCAGGACCTGAAGGAGTATACCAAGACAGGTTCATCAGTGTTCCTATTGGGAATTGTGGGAGGAGCTATCGTTCCGCCCGTTATGGGCTACATATCTGACACAGCAGGGATCAAGTATGCATTTATTGTTCCATTGATCTGCTATGTTTACCTATTGTTTTTTGCCATGGAAGGTTATAAAGTGAAAATCAAAGAAGCTTAA
- a CDS encoding L-rhamnose mutarotase: protein MNTKQFRRFTYFIQTVPRNINAFFESTDWHRLLEKPEMKEIHDLKIYRKGMDYFILLDTSAILDNKALLKALNRIKAFQLLQEKLTANGTSSAQLSKPLERIFELEQQDVYSPEEGQLKNSIGKHKRFVWTLLLEPTLIDEYKRVHAMGMAWPEITNNLKTIGVKDMEIYLYENRAFLIMDTVPGFDLEKVSPTWQKMPRENEWQEYVAKFQQTSQGSSIQEKWQSMVKI, encoded by the coding sequence ATGAACACCAAACAGTTCAGGAGATTTACCTATTTTATTCAAACCGTCCCCCGCAATATCAATGCATTTTTTGAAAGTACTGATTGGCATCGTCTTTTGGAGAAACCCGAAATGAAGGAAATACACGACCTGAAAATCTACAGAAAAGGAATGGATTATTTTATCCTTTTGGACACCTCAGCGATTTTGGACAATAAAGCCCTCCTAAAAGCCCTGAACCGTATAAAAGCGTTTCAATTACTTCAAGAAAAATTGACCGCAAATGGCACCTCCTCTGCACAGTTGAGTAAGCCTCTTGAACGGATATTCGAACTGGAACAGCAAGACGTTTATTCTCCAGAAGAAGGTCAATTAAAAAATAGCATAGGAAAGCACAAAAGATTTGTATGGACTTTGCTATTGGAGCCAACCCTGATTGATGAATATAAAAGGGTGCATGCCATGGGTATGGCCTGGCCGGAAATCACCAATAACTTAAAAACCATCGGTGTGAAGGACATGGAAATTTACTTATATGAAAATCGTGCGTTCCTGATTATGGATACTGTGCCAGGTTTTGACCTTGAAAAGGTCAGCCCCACTTGGCAAAAAATGCCTCGTGAAAATGAATGGCAGGAATACGTGGCAAAATTCCAACAAACCAGTCAGGGGAGCTCTATTCAAGAAAAATGGCAAAGTATGGTCAAAATTTAA